CCCTTGTAATATTTTCCCTAGTCTTTCAGCTATTTCTTCAGCATTTAGCTCATTTTCTGCTCTAAAAATCGGGATAGCTCCTGTGATGCTTTCTTTTTTATAAGTTACTGCTGCCTTTAACTCAGGAGATTCAAGTTTTTTCAATGCTTTTCCCCTTTTCATTCCATCTTTTACTTTGATTGAATATTTTTCTCTGCTGCCCTTTTACCCGGTCTAGAGCTTAAAGGTTTCCTAATCGAACTTTCTAGAACAGGAACATACTTAATTGCTTCGATAAGATTTTCCATATCTCTTTCAATAGGGACTATTACCATTCCTAGCTGGCCTGTTTTTAAATCTCTTCTTATAAGTGGTGTAAACTGCGGAGTATCCACATCTTTGTATATTCCTAGCATTCCTGCAGCATCATGAGAAATTGCTAACCTCTGACCTCTGTTTGTTAAAGTCGCCCTTGAGTTGTCATTTTTAGGTTCAATAATCACACCTAAACCTTTTTCTCTGATAATCTCTCTATGTTGTGGATGACCAATATTCATTAAAAAAACATCATCAACATAAAGATCCGAATTAAGAAAGTTAATTTCTCCGCCTTTTATTTCTGCAATATCACCAACTTTACGACCTCTCATAAAGATTTTATTAGCAGGAATTATAAAAAACAGACCAAGTACTGATAATAATAAGTTATTAGTAAAATACACCACTCCACTAGTAAATAACGCAACTAAAATCGCAAGATAATTTCTTGCCTCAAATATTCTTGCAATAGCTTCTATGTACTCAAGACCCCTGGGTACCATCTCTGACTCTTCAATATTTTGGAGGGTTTCTCTCTCCATACTTCTAATCTCTCTAAATTGTTGAGCCGCCAAAGCCAAAAAAGTAGCTGCTGTATATTCTTCACTAGCAAGGGCAGGTATTGCTACACCTCCAAGAAAAGAAGCAATAAAACCAAGGGAGAGATGTGTTATGATACCATGGGGATAGGAGGGGTATATTCTATAATCAGACCTTAACATTATACCCCTGATAATAGTACCAACTACAATTCCTGCAACCATGGAGGCAAAATTTATATTCATTAGAACCTACCCCATTCTTTTATTCATTTTTATCTTTATCTTCTTTATTTTCATCTTCACCTTGATTTTTATCGCGATTTGAATTTTGGGGACCTAAGAAATTTGAAAACTCTTTTGTAAAAAAATGTTTTAATCTTTCTTTTACCTGGTCTAAATTTTTATAGTTTATTGCCAAGAAAATTCCAACCGCTATAATCAATAGCCCAATTATCCATACTACCGACCGAGCTACTCTTCCAGCAACACCGCCTTCGCCATCTACTATTTGATCTGCTGGTCCTGCACCTGCCCCTTCTTCTCCACCGTATAAAGTTTCATTCAGCACACCAGCAAATAATGAGGCAGAAGCCTGTGCACTTTCCCTGGTGTTTTCATGTCCTCCAAGTTCTATTAAAATATTTCGTGGATGTAAGTCTTGATTGTAGCTTCCATCAGCATATAATATACCCTTAATAAAACCATCATACATCTCATCTCCTGTTGCTTTAATACTTTCTGCAAAAGCTTTGTTCTCTTCAAAGTTAGGCTGCTGCTGTCCTACCACCAATAGTGTGTGAACTACTTCATCAAAACCTAAATCTACTTTATACTCTTCTCGTGGAGCCGCATCCCTGTGGATATCAATTAAAGCATCAGGATTCTGCTGCATTAATTCTTCTACAGTCCTTCTTGATCTTGAATAAGCTCCTGCATCATGAGGGACATGGGTCTCGTCACTCCATATTGCATTAATATTTCTTCCCTCTAGGCTGTCTCTTAGAGTCATCCCAACCTGGATTATACCTCCACCTTCATCTATGCTTTCTTCACCATCACTTGGCACATAGCTTTCTGCACCATGGGAATGATAAAGCCCAATTGTTCTTTCATCATTTTGAAGTGCTTTTCTTGCTTCAAGGCTTTCATCAGCCGTCACTTTTGCTTCCGTGGCGTCTAAATCAACTTCCTCTACAAACTCTGCCCTTGCTACATCGTCTTCAATATCTACAACTTTATATAGTTCATTATCCTGATTCAAATATTTGTTTCCTGTATTTAATATTCTTCCGGTTTTCATAAGTATATCATCGTCTTCATCTACCATCTTGTAATATCCATCTGTTCTTTCATAGAGACCTTCTTCATTAATTTCATCATTTTCTTCTGCCCAAACACCTTTTGGCAAAAACATTGAAGCTATTATAAAGAAAACCAAACAAATATAGCCAGTTTTTAAAAACAAATTTTTACTCGTCATGGTGATCACTCTCCCTGGCTTTAGATTCACTTTCTTCTTTATCTTCTTTTATTTTGTCCAATTTTGCTTTTTCGTTTACAGATACATATAACTCTTTACCAAACTCGGTTTGGGTCAAATTTTTCTTTAATGAAACTGGCCTGTCTTTTTTTGGGCCTCCTTCTATTCTTTCGCGAATTTCCCCTACGGTTTCTGCTAGTAAGACAGCAACCACTCCGGACAAAATCACTGCATCAAATATTCCTGCTCCTCCTATAATTGTTGTACCTCTAACTCCCTGGGCCAATACTTCCAATCTAGTGTAAAGATCACTCAAAACTATTCCCATTATCCCTGCAACAAATGCAGAGCGCCTAGACCTACCAGCAAGATACGCTACTATCCCTGCAATCAAACCAAGTAATAAAGTTGGATCAATTATACCTCCATAAGTTGGTTCCAAAGGAACTAATCTCATAACACCAACTACCAAAATAGCAGTTACAATTGACGCAATAATCGCTCTCCATCTTTCCATCCAAGTCCCTGCCTTACTTATTAAATAAATAGCTAAAGCAATGGGAATAATTGCACCACCAATATTTATTGCAAAATTATCACCAAGGGGTATATCAGGCAAATAACTCCCTATTAAAATTGCAGCAATAAATATCAGTGCAGTTGTATCAGTTAATCCCATTCTGTCCAAAACTCTTTGAAACACTCCAAAAAATACTAAAGCAGAAACAACTAATAAAATCACTAAACCTACTGGCATTATTATCACCTCTTTAAGTTATGTGGCATTTTTATAATGTTTCATGCCAGTAGAATTTATACTTAAAAACAAAAATAAAATTGAATAGTTCATTGTTGATATTTATTGTGATATGAGAGGCACCAACAATGAACTATAACAGAGCAAAAATTTTAGAAATATAAAAAACGCGCCTTAAAGCGCGTCATTTCTCACTGTATAACATTTGGTATTAATTCCTCTTTCTCTGGCAAAATTATTTAACTCACCTTCTATAACTGCTGAAACTTTAGTCAATTCATCTGTTTCTTTAACTCCTGCCAAAAGATAATAATATTTCAACTGTAAAAGCCAGGAACTTAACTCTTTTATTAAAGCTTCTCTTCCATTTTTCATCAATATTCTTAAAGGGTAACCCGCAATAGCAATAGCTTTGGCACCTAAAACCATCGCCTTAAAAGCATCTAATGATGAAGCTATCCCTCCAGAAGCAATAGTATCTTTTGGATTCACAGCTAAAACTTCTAATAATGATTTGGGGGTTGGAATTCCCCATCCTTCTAAATCATAAAAATAATCTTCTTTTCTTCTACTATTCTCTATTTCTATAAAATTAGTCCCACCGTAGCCTCCAATATCTATAGCAGAAACACCAAGATCAATCAACTTTTTAGCTTCTCTACCCGCTATTCCCTGACCAACTTCTTTAACAATAACAGGTACTGATAGTGAATCAACAATGTCACTTATATTTTTTAAATAGCCTTTAAATTTTTTATCTCCTTCCGCCATCACCAGTTCTTGAGCAAAGTTTAGATGGATTTGTATCGCATCTGCATCAATCATCTTAACAGCCTCTTTGGCATCATCGGGGCTAGCATATGCACCCAGGTTTGCAAAAATTATACCCTCAGGGTTAACTTCTCTAACAACTTCAAAGGTATAACTTACGCTCGAATCTTCTAAAGCAGCTTTTTGACTACCTACAGCCATAGAAAAGCCTAATTCCCGAGCTACCAAAGCAAGGTTTTGATTTATCCAGTAACTACTTTTGTTACCACCAGTGATCGCATTGAAAATAAATGGTGTTTCTAGTTGTATATTAGCTACTCTAGTCTTATAACATATCTCGTCAAGATCTATCTCTGAGATAGAGTTCCCTAAAATCTGAACATCTTTAAAAACATTTTTGTTATCCCTTTGTTCCAGTGCCAGCTGTAAGTGCTCTGTCTTCCTTTCTTTTCTACTCATATAAAACCTCACCAACAAGTCATTATTTTCCCATACTATTTATCATCATCTTCTTTAAATTCTTTCAAAACATTTCCAAAAACTTCTCCTAATTTTACACTTCCATCGTCTTCTTCGATCTTGTCTTCATCTGCTTTGTTATTCTTTTGTTCTTTAGGTTCATTTTTTTCTAGTGGATTTACCTCTTTTAAACTTAAGCTAACTCTTTTTTGTTCTAAATTAATATCCAAAATCTTTACTTTAATCTTATCGCCTTCTTTAACTACATCTTCTGTTTTTGCAACGTGTTCATGGGCTAGTTGAGATATATGACAAAGTCCTTCTACTCCAGACATCACTTCAATAAAAGCACCAAAATCAACTGTTCTTGTAACTTTACCTTCTACAATATCGCCTGGGTTAAATTCTTCTGAAACTTTTTCCCAGGGATCTGGCATAGCTTTTTTCAGGCTAAGTGCAATTTTTTCTTTTTCCTTATCCACATTTAAAACTTTAACTTTTACTTTGTCTCCAACCTGTAATACATCTGTAGGATGTTCAACCCTGTCAAAGGAGATCTCAGAAATATGACAAAGACCATCAATGCCACCTACATCTATAAAAGCTCCAAAGTCTGTTACTCTTTTTACTTCTCCTTCAATAATAGAATCTTCTTCAATTTTGTCCAAAACTTCGCGCTTTTTTTGTTCATACTCTTCATCTAGCACATCTTTATGACTTAAAAGCACCTTATTTCTCGATCTGTCCAGTTCAATCACCTTTAATCTCAAAGTCTTCCCAACATACTGGCTCAAGTCAGGCACATAAAACCTTTCAACTAAAGAGGCCGGTATAAAACCCCTCAAACCATTTAAATAAACAATCAAACCTCCCTTTACTTCTTCAACAACTTCCGATTCAATAATTTCTCCATTTTCATAAATCTTTTCAAGCCATTCCCATACTTTTTCTTTTTCTACTAGTTTTTTAGATATGATAACAGTTTCCTCTTCCTCTTCACCCTCATCTCTTGAAGTTTCAATTTTTAATATTTTGGCTTCTATTTTTTCGCCTTCATTAAAGATATCATTTAAACTTTCATCAGGTTTAGTATAAACTTCAGAATGGGGTAGGATAGCTTCTTTTTTGTGACCAATATCTACAAATGCTTTAGTATCTAGTATTTTGACAATCTCACCATCTACAAGCTGGTCTTTTTCAAAGCTATTATTTTCAAGCTTGTCTTTAGCTTGTTCATTTTGATACTCACTCATTTTGTCAATAACCTCCTTTATTATCCAATCCGGTGTTGATGCTCCTGCAGTAAGTCCAATTTTATTGCTATTTATAAACCACTTTGGATTTATGTCATTAGCTTTCTCAATATGGTAAGTTTGGACACCTTCTTTTAAAGATAATTCTTTTAATTTTCGTGTGTTAGAACTGTTATACCCACCAATTACAATCATTATATCAACTTCTCTAGCTAGTATTCTTGCAGATTCTTGCCTTACAGAGGTTGCATCACAAATTGTTTCATTGACTTGAATAGCAGGGTTTTTATCTTTTAAGGCACTTACAATTTGGTTAAAATCAAATTTTCTAAATGTTGTTTGACACACTATAGCGGATTTGTTTCTCACCTTAATCCATTTAGCTATTTCCTTATGATTAATAATTATTCCCTTTTTGTATGTCCATTTATGTATAGCACTTACCTCCGGATGATTTGGGTCGCCAATAATAAATACTTGGTAGCCTTTATTATATAATTCATTCGCTTTCTTTTGTACTTTTTTTACAAAAGGACATGTAGCATCAATGATTTCGATATTCTTTTCTTTTGCCTCTCTAAAAACTTCCGGGCCTACTCCATGGCTTCTTATCACTAAACTGCTCCCTGGTTCTAGATCATCTATCTCTTCTATTGTTTTAACACCTTTTGATTTTAGGTCATCTACCACCTGTTTATTATGTACAAGAGGACCATAAGTGAAAACTGTATTATCGTTTTCTACCTGATTATATGTTTTGTCTAGTGCACTTTTTACCCCCTGACAAAACCCGGCCTTCTCAGCAATTATCACCTCCACTACAGTACCACCTCTAATCTATAAATCTTCATAAATTGAAGCCATTATCTCCTCTGTAAATCCCAAAATTGGGTCATTAAATTTATTTTCATATTCTTTTTTATCATATACCATAGGCTTGTGCGCTATAACCCTGACTTTACTAAAAGGCTTGTATTCACCTTGAATAGTTATTGGATATACCATAGCTTTACTTTTTGCAGCTATAAATCCCACTCCTTTTAGCGGTTTTATGTCTTTTCTTCTTTCTTTATTTCTTGTACCTTCGGGAAAAAGACCAAAAACTCCTCCTTCTTTTAGTCTTCTAAGTGCATCTTTAATAGCTTTTCTATCTCCCTGACCTCTTCTAACCGGTAAAGCACCTAATTTTCTAATTATTATATTTAAGAGCGGAATCTTAAAAAGTTCTTCTTTTGCCATAAAAGAAACCCTTGGATTAACAATACAACCTAATACAATAGGATCAAAAACACTAGTATGATTCGAACATAATATTGCAGGTCCTTTTGTTGGCAGATACTCTTTGCCTTCTATTTCAATTCTAAAAAAAAATTTTATTAATACCCTCAATATAAACTGCACAACACGGTAGAATAAACCCATTTTAACCACCCTGTACTTTTTCTTTATATCTTTGGTTTACAATATCAACAATCTTATTTACAACTTCGTTCAACGAAAGATCTGTAGTGTCAACTTCTACTGCGTCTTTTGCTTTCTTTAGTGCACCAACCTCTCTATTTTTATCTTTATTATCTCTATCTTCTATTTCTTTTTTTAAATCACCAAATTCTATTTCATATCCCTTTTCCTTTAGCTCATTAAGACGCCTTTTTGCCCTTTCTTCTATAGATGCAGTCAAAAAAATCTTCATATCCGCATCTGGAAAAACATAAGTGCCTATATCTCTGCCTTCCAAAATACATTCTTTGCCTTTAGCTAGTTCTCTTTGCTTATCTACCATATAATATCTCACACTTATATCATTTGCCACATAAGAAACGGCCTGGGATATCTCAGGCCGGCGAACTTCTTCGGTTATATCCTTACCATCCAAAAAAAGTTCACTATTGCCTTTAGAGTCTGTTTTTATATCAATATCAAAATCATTTATTAATTCTTTAAGGCTGTCACTATCTTCAAGGTTTATATTCTTTTGCAAAGCAAACCAAGCAAGCGCTCTATACATAGCACCTGTATCTAAATAATTAAATTTCAATCTAAAAGCAGACATTTTGGCAACAGTACTTTTACCAGCACCCGCTGGCCCATCTATAGCTACTATAAACCCGGTTTGCATTTTATTTGCCACCTCCAAAAAACAACTATGTCAAACGCCTATGTCATATGTCATTTGACTCATCCCGATTTCGACATTTACACAAATTTATCCTGCAACTTAACTAACATTTTAACTTCGATACTGGTGCAAAAAGTCTATTCAAGGTCAGGCCTTAGCTTTTTAGCTTCTTTTAGATATATATGTTTAACCTCTTTATCCTCGTTATTATCATGAAAATGAATTAACACCCTAATGCATGAATTCATAGCACCGACAATTTCAAGTTCTCTTGCACACAACAAAGGAACACTTGTCCATCCCATGAGCCTTGCAGCTTTAGCCGGAAAATCTGCATCCAAATCACTTGTCGAGGTAAAAAAAGCACTTATTAACTGACTTTCATCTTTTATATTATTCTGTTTACAAATTTCTGTCAAAAGCTCTTTCGTACTTTCAGAAATAGCTTCTATAGTGTTTTCATCAACAGTAGTTGCACCTCTAACAGCATAAACACGTCCTTGCATTTGATTAGGCACCTCCCAGAGACAACAGCTCTTCTCCCTAAAAAATTACTATTATGATTCCATTTGTTTTCTCAGTTTATCTATTTGTTTATGAAGTTCTTCATTTATTTTTATAAAAAACCTCTCTAAACCAATCTTGCTGAAATTGGCAGATTCTGGATCATAAACTTCTATTTTTCTTAATTCAGGCTTTAAAATAAACGGTAAGATAGATTCACACGAGTCAGCTGATACAACAATTTCAACAGGAGCATAGGCAGCTTCTTCGTTATAAACTTCTTCGAAAATAGTATAAGGTTCTTTTTGTTCAATATTTTCTATTTCAACGCCCTGCATAGGAATGTTTTCCCATACCATCAGCTGCTTTTCCCTTGCTTCCTCTGCAACTTCAATGGAATCTTTCCCACCAAAAAAGAATTTAGCAGGCTTTGCTAATCCTAAAAAATCCAGGCGAAGCTTACACCTCAAAACTTTTTCACCTTCTCTTCTTTCTTCCATCATTTTTAGTCACCATCCAAAGTTGTATAATTATTGCAGTCAAACGACATTATTTCCAAAATTATTCACCTAAATTCGTTATCACCACTATTTTAAGTTTATCAATTTTTTTAATTTATTCAACTCATTTTTTGTTAACTGTCTAAATTTCCCCTCAGGTAATCCTTTTAGATACAAATTCCCAAGCCTTGTCCTAACTAAATCAACTACTGGATATCCTACTTCTTTAAACATTCGTCTTACCTGTCTCTTTCGTCCTTCACCAAGAACCATTTCTATTAGAGTTTCGTCATTTTTTACCGTTAACAATTCGACTTTTAAAGGTTTTGCAAATCCATCTTCTAGCATAATGCCATCTGATAGTGTATTAACAACACTTTGTGGTATTTTTCCTTTAACCATTACCTTATATGTCTTATTTACTTTATATCTAGGATGGGTTAATCTATGTGCTAATTTCCCATCATTAGTTAACATCAAAAGGCCACGTGAATTAAGATCAAGTCTACCCACCGGATAAATTCTTTTGTCTGTATCTACAAGTTCTAAAACAGTAGGCCTGTTTTTTTCATCCTTAACAGTTGTAACATATCCTTTTGGTTTGTTAAGAATATAATAAACATTTTCAAATTCTATTTTAATTTCATCTCCGTCAACATAAACTCTATCAGTATCCGGATTAATCTTTGTGCCAAGTTCAGTTATAATTTCATTGTTTACTTTTACTCTTTTAGATGTAATAAGTTCTTCTGCCTTTCTTCTTGACGCAACACCTGCGTGAGCTATGAACTTTTGTAACCGCAAAGCACATTTCATCCCTTCATCTTAAAGTTTCTTTTTTTAGTTGGGTAATAACCTTCTCTAAGAATGGCCCTATATTTCCCATTGAATAAGTTTTAACTGTTCCCGCTACAACATTATTCAAAAAAGCATTATACATTTCATCGTCTAATTCTATGTTATTTTCATCAAGCCTTTTTTCTATACGAAGTACCGTTCTAATTGCTTCAATAGCTCCGATCTTATTTATTTTGGAAACATCTTTTTCATCACCCTTAATAGCATAGCCAAGGTTAGAAAAGAGATTTACGCTTTTTTCTACTAACTTTTCATTATGGCCATCCAAAACAATCCCAGGTTTTTCACCTTTTTCTATCTCATAAGCATTCCCAATAATTTTGGCAGCCACAATACTTTCCTTAGACAACTCTGACTTAAGTTCTGTCAAATAAACTTCAGTAGCAGTATTAATCACCCACTGATCTTTCTTTAATACTTTTTTTAGTGTCCTAGCCACATCTAAGGTTACCTCTGAAGGAAGTGTAAGAATAACAACATCAGTATTACTAATTTCTTTTATATCATTTGTCGGCTCAATTTTGCCGTAATAATCATATTCTCTACAAAAATTTTCAGCTTTTTCTTTGTCTTGGTGATAAGCTAAAATTTCTTTTTGAGCGAGCAGAAGATATTTTGCAATCTGCGATCCTAATCTGCCAATACCTATCAGTCCAATTTTCATAGATATTCCTCCTTTTATCATTACAATAATTTTACCACGAATCTTTATAATCACGTCAACATCAAAATAACACTAGTTATTGTAGCAATAGTTAGCCCTATTAATACAGGGAAAAAATTTTCTTTTGCAAGCTGGGCAGGGTCAACATTTAAAAGTCCAGCAGTTGTTAAAAGGCCAAAAGACCATGATATAATCGTACCACCCCCGCACCAAACAGACCCCATTTGCCCTATTGCTATTAATGGCTCAACAGGAAGTCCAGTGCCTTCAGCAAGGGCTTTTGCTAAGTTTGCCGTCAATGAAAGACCAGAAAAACCCGAACCATCTAGTCCCGATACAATCCCAACAAACATGTTCGCAAAAGCTAAAAATATAGGATGTGAAGGAATTATATCCATGTAATACTTTGCTATGTCTAAAAGAATCGGAGAAGCTGTTTCACCTAAAATCATCTCGCCTTTACCAGACCCCAAAAAGAAAAATCCCGCAATAGGGATCACCGGACTAAAAATTTTTATAGCAAAAACAAAACCTTTTTTCAAATACTCTGCTGCAAACTTAACAGTATCTTTTTCTCTATTAAAACAAGAAGCCAGAAAAACTAAAGAAATTGCGAGGCCACCAAGAAGAGAGGAGGCTTCCTCACCTTTTAAATCATATTTAGCTAATAGAAAGATTGTGAATAAAAATGAAATCATTACTAAAGCTGCCATAATTTTACCGCTTAAATAATTGTTATCTGTTTTTGATGGACCATCACTAATTTCTTTTAATGTTTTAAAGTCTTTAACTTCTAATCTATCATTCAATCTAAAATAAGAAGTTGTAATGGCAATTATTCCTGTTACAAGAGATAGTACTAATACTTCCTGATTTATCGCTCCCCGCTCAAGGCCCGCTGCTTTTTCACTCAGCCCTGATGTTGCCTGCAGGATAAAATCTCCACTTAAAGCCATACCATGACCTAAGAGGTTAATGCTTACAGCAGCTGCCAGGGGAGATAATCCTGATTTAATTGCAGCAGGAGCTAATACAGATGCAACAAGAGCAGTGGCAGGAGTTGGCCAAAATACAAGAGACAAAAAGTACATCATTAACCCAAGAACCCAAAATGATATTTTAGGGTTAATGAAAAATATTTTAAATGGCGCCACCATATAATTGTCAGCATTCACAGATTTTAACGCTTCCAACAATGCTACCATTACACTTATAAGTATAACAATATCAAATAGTTCTTTTCCTGTAACAACCATTGAAAAGAAAACTGTCTGCAAACCACCAATAACTGAAAACTCATGAAATATTAATCCAATAAAAAAAGTTCCACTAATTGTAACAAAAATTATCTGCTTCTTAAGTAATAAAAATATAAACACTGCTATTACAGTAAGTAAATAAGCATAGTGTACCAAACCGAGGCTCACCTGTGGATTAATGAAATGGCGCCCCCCTCCCAGTTTATATTATTAATCTCTCACCTCTACAATCATCTCAACTTCTACTGCAGAGTTTAATGGAAGTTCATTCACTCCTACAGCAGACCTTACATGTTTACCCTTGTCATAAAATATTTCTCCTAGCAGCTCACTTGCTCCATTCAACACTTTGGGCTGCTCATTAAAATTATCTGAACTGCTAACATATCCAGTTACTTTTACAATCTTTTTAATCCGTTTTAAGTCACCTACTTCATCCTTGATAACACTTAAACAGTTTAACACACACAATTTTGCTGCTTCATAACCCTGTTCTAAGGTTAAATCTTGACCAACTTTTCCTTCATATTTCAACTTATTTCCTTCAAGGGCTATCTGTCCCGCTGTAAAAACTAAATTTCCACTTCTAATGACAGGAATATAACTTGCTACTGGTTTTGGTGGCTCAGGTAATGTGTAATTTAATTCTTTTAATCTTTTTTCAATAGTTCCCATAATCATGTTCCCT
The Natranaerofaba carboxydovora genome window above contains:
- a CDS encoding RidA family protein, which codes for MGTIEKRLKELNYTLPEPPKPVASYIPVIRSGNLVFTAGQIALEGNKLKYEGKVGQDLTLEQGYEAAKLCVLNCLSVIKDEVGDLKRIKKIVKVTGYVSSSDNFNEQPKVLNGASELLGEIFYDKGKHVRSAVGVNELPLNSAVEVEMIVEVRD